The Dermacentor albipictus isolate Rhodes 1998 colony chromosome 2, USDA_Dalb.pri_finalv2, whole genome shotgun sequence genome has a segment encoding these proteins:
- the LOC135902743 gene encoding uncharacterized protein, with product MAASCVAYGCSNCFSGKGSISLFRFPSEKTYPARRAAWIRAVRRVNLDGSACQPSEYSRICGAHFVTGRPSNFSKHPDYVPSVFTYARSVGAAAVRRHRRWMNRQYTECATSCTSSKQIIKYDSAAAQCPRTTPSSSNENEEIVTSANIEEAPQLEALSNDLEQQLENEHWKSIAQNMEKRLGILHQTVATLEKKNASLERKLDEARSQMLTLSVIEALPKACMYYTGLPSYEVFQSLFEYLEPRASNMSYWGWTKKNYCEARGRPKESGLVTEFFMVLVRLRTGMPGKEIARNFTMSESQVSRTFATWINYLERELAAITSIPSRDEIGPYVPRCFRFFENTRLILDATEVRIQRPSSIGAQRQTFSSYKHFNTYIVLVGCTPDGYIAFVSRLWGGSVSDKTILGSCGLLDCLEVGDAIMVDKGFTFPYLPAGVTVYRPPFRERHETQMPAQDVEQTRRIAAARVHVERAISRIKAFHILDKPFPICMIDIAEQVFKVCSYLSNFRNLLIKDDDEIN from the exons ATGGCGGCTAGTTGTGTCGCGTATGGGTGCTCAAATTGCTTCAGTGGCAAAGGGAGCATCAGTTTATTTCGCTTTCCGTCTGAGAAGACGTATCCGGCGAGGAGAGCAGCATGGATACGAGCCGTAAGGCGAGTAAACCTCGATGGCTCAGCTTGTCAACCGAGCGAGTACTCCAGAATCTGCGGAGCTCATTTTGTTACAG GGCGCCCGTCGAACTTCAGCAAGCACCCTGACTATGTGCCCAGCGTGTTCACCTACGCACGGTCTGTCGGCGCAGCGGCAGTGCGGAGGCATAGACGTTGGATGAACAGACAGTACACAGAAT GTGCTACCAGCTGCACATCTAGTAAACAAATCATCAAGTATGATTCTGCAGCTGCACAGTGCCCTCGAACAACTCCTTCCAGCTCAAATGAGAATG AGGAGATTGTCACATCCGCAAACATCGAGGAGGCACCACAGTTGGAGGCTCTGTCAAATG ATTTGGAACAACAATTGGAAAATGAACATTGGAAATCAATTGCTCAAAACATGGAAAAACGGCTTGGAATTTTGCACCAAACTGTTGCAACATTAGAGAAGAAGAATGCGTCCCTCGAGAGAAAGCTTGATGAAGCTCGCTCGCAGATGCTAACACTGAGTGTAATTGAAGCGTTACCAAAAGCATGTATGTATTACACAGGCCTTCCCAGCTATGAAGTTTTTCAGTCATTGTTTGAATACCTGGAGCCACGTGCAAGTAACATGTCATACTGGGGATGGACAAAGAAGAATTACTGCGAAGCACGTGGTCGACCTAAAGAAAGTGGCCTTGTGACTGAATTCTTCATGGTTCTAGTGCGCCTCAGGACTGGTATGCCGGGAAAAGAAATTGCGCGCAACTTCACGATGTCGGAAAGCCAAGTGAGCCGGACATTTGCTACTTGGATTAACTACCTTGAGCGTGAGCTTGCAGCCATCACCTCTATTCCATCACGAGATGAAATTGGGCCTTATGTTCCGAGATGCTTCCGCTTCTTTGAGAACACGAGGCTTATTTTGGATGCAACAGAAGTTAGAATTCAGCGTCCTTCGTCAATAGGTGCACAGCGCCAGACCTTTTCCTCATATAAGCACTTCAATACATACATAGTGCTTGTTGGCTGTACCCCTGATGGCTACATAGCATTTGTGTCTCGTCTGTGGGGCGGATCTGTATCGGACAAGACAATCCTTGGAAGTTGTGGGCTTTTAGATTGTTTGGAAGTAGGGGATGCCATTATGGTCGATAAAGGCTTTACTTTCCCCTACTTACCTGCCGGTGTGACAGTGTACCGTCCCCCATTCCGAGAACGTCATGAAACACAAATGCCTGCGCAGGATGTGGAGCAAACACGTCGTATTGCCGCTGCAAGGGTGCATGTTGAGAGAGCAATATCCCGCATCAAAGCTTTTCACATTTTGGATAAGCCATTTCCTATCTGCATGATCGACATAGCAGAGCAGGTATTTAAAGTGTGCAGTTACCTAAGCAACTTCCGAAACCTGCTAATTAAAGATGATGACGAAATCAATTGA